The DNA region CCCTGGCTGATTTTGCTGTTGCCGGACTGACCATGTACATCAAGTTTCCGGCAGGCAATTACCTGAACATCCCTGATGCCCTGAAAGGAAAAGGGATTTCGGGAATTGCTGATGCGGGCACCTTTGATCCCTTCTTCACCTGGCGTGACAAATTGTACAGCGACTATCGTAAACCGCTTGCCACCACCAATACCTCAACCGGTTCTGGCCCGACCTCAATCAACATTGAGGACTGAGTATTTCCGTTGCGTCCCCCACACCCCTCCAGAAGGGTTGAACGGTGATCCGTTCCAGACCCTGGTAGAACTCATTCAGTGGTTGAACCTCAATCTGTGGCATTCCACCAGCCGACCCTTGCAGGGGGTGTGGGGGACACTACAAAAAGTTCACACGATCTCTCGAATCACCAGTTCCTCTGCGACCTGATCTTGAAATAGCCGCTGTATCACTTGCCGTGCTGCACTGAACCCCCCATCCAGATAAATGCTGCCAACGATCGCTTCCAGCGTCTCTGCCAAAATTTCTGGTTGGCAATAAGCCTGCTGCAATTTCTCCGCCGTACTCATTCTTAATCCGTACCCCAGACCAATTTTCTGGCTAATTCTGGCCAGATTTTCCACTTGCTTTAGTTCCAACTTTCGCAGGACGATTTCTTGCTGAGTTTCATATCCTGCCCGAATCAGCACCTCAGTTAAGACCGCATCCAGTACCGCGCCGCCCAACAATACAAGCGCATCCTGATCCTCACAAACCTGGTAATTCTGCTGCTCCAGGGCATACCCTTTCCGAGTCAGTGCCCGATTAAGAAACCGTTTATCGAAGAAAAAATAATCAAGAGTGGCTTCAATAGTCATAGGATTTTAGGAAGTGAGAGGTGAGAGTTAAGAGCTTGCTATTGTCTGCGCCCTACTCCCTGTTCACTATTCCCTATCCCCATCCCCTATTCACCATCCACCATCCCCTATTCCCTACTCCCCACTCCCTATTCCCTTTTCTCCATGCATCATTTCTTTCCTGCTGATCGCTTTTTTCCCTACCTCACCTGGACCGAAATTCAGGCTATGCCCAACAAAGATAATGTGGTGATTCTTCAACCGATGGGTGCAATCGAGCAACATGGGCCACACTTGCCTTTAATCGTGGATGCGGCGATCACAGAGGCCGTAATCGGAACAGCCCTACAGATCCTGGATGACAGTATTCCCGCTTATGTTCTGCCCACCTTGAACTACGGTAAATCCAATGAACACTGGCATTTTTCTGGGACGATTACCCTCACGGCCCAAACCTTGATGGCAACCCTGATGGAAATTGGAGAAAGCCTATATCGAGCCGGATTTCGTAAATGGGCGTTAGTCAATGGTCATGGGGGGCAACCTCAAATTCTGGAAATTGTGGCGCGGGATCTGCATCAGCGGTATGAGGATTTTCTTGTTTTTCCCCTATTTATTTGGCGGGTGCCTAATATCGCAGCAGGGTTGCTGACCGAGAAAGAACTGGAATTCGGAATCCATGCCGGAGATGCGGAAACCAGTTTGATGCTGGCGATTTTGCCGGAGCAGGTGAAAATGGAGCGAGCCATTGCCGAGTATCCAACGGGTTTGCCCCAGGATAGTTTGCTGAGTATGGAAGGAAATTTGCCCTTTGCCTGGACAACACGGGATTTAAGCCGTACTGGCACGATCGGCGATCCAACAACAGCAACCAAGGAAAAGGGCGATCGCCTCCTGGAATCCCTTACAAAGGGTTGGGTACAAGTTATTCAGGATATCTACCACTTTCGCCAACCAAACGCCAGCAATGAGTTTTAAACCTTGTCCAAGTCCAGAACCGGAGTTTCTCTGATCGGAAAACGACCGTTCTCTAGCGGGACTTGGTTTAACAATCCAAACTCCCTTTCCATTTCCTTCAGGTTTAGGGCACCTCAAATCGTAAGATAGGGGAGGCGTGACTGGATTCTCTATCGTGAAGGCAATCTCTCTGCTTGGCTCCACCGGATCGATCGGTACTCAAACCCTGG from Leptodesmis sichuanensis A121 includes:
- a CDS encoding ribonuclease III domain-containing protein, with translation MTIEATLDYFFFDKRFLNRALTRKGYALEQQNYQVCEDQDALVLLGGAVLDAVLTEVLIRAGYETQQEIVLRKLELKQVENLARISQKIGLGYGLRMSTAEKLQQAYCQPEILAETLEAIVGSIYLDGGFSAARQVIQRLFQDQVAEELVIREIV
- a CDS encoding creatininase family protein; protein product: MHHFFPADRFFPYLTWTEIQAMPNKDNVVILQPMGAIEQHGPHLPLIVDAAITEAVIGTALQILDDSIPAYVLPTLNYGKSNEHWHFSGTITLTAQTLMATLMEIGESLYRAGFRKWALVNGHGGQPQILEIVARDLHQRYEDFLVFPLFIWRVPNIAAGLLTEKELEFGIHAGDAETSLMLAILPEQVKMERAIAEYPTGLPQDSLLSMEGNLPFAWTTRDLSRTGTIGDPTTATKEKGDRLLESLTKGWVQVIQDIYHFRQPNASNEF